CGCGAACCTCGAGGACGCCGAGGGCATCACCGTCGCGCAGGACGAGATCGTGCCGGCCAACTTCCGGACGCTCGCCGCCATCCGCGCGTTCGTGCAGCGAAAGAAGGACGCGTGAGCGACGAGGAGTTCGTCAAGCCCGAGCGGCCGGTTCCCCTCGAGCCGCCCGTCGTGCACCCCACCGGCGACGAGCCCGCGCCCGAGCAGGCGCAGAACCGCATCCTCGAGCCCGACGACATCCGGCGCGAGCCGATGGCGGGGGCGAACCGCGGCATCGCGGCGCAGATCGCGCGAGAGAAAGAAGAGGCCGGCCAGCAGCTCTCCTTCGTCTACCCGTCGAAGGTCTGGGAGTACCCGTGGGCGCTGACCCGCCACGCCGCGCCCGAGGGCGAGCTGGTGCTGGACGCGGGCTGCGGGGGGTCCGCGCTGCCGATCCGCCTCGCCTCGCTCGGCGCGACCGTCGTCGCCATCGACAACGACCTGCGCTGGCTGACCATGCTCGCGCGCGCCGCGGAGTTCCACCGCGCGGCGGTCGTGCCCGTCGAGATGGACATGACGGCGCTGAAGTTCCCGGACGCGACCTTCGACCGCGTCTACTGCATCTCGGTCCTCGAGCACATCGACCCCGACGCCCAGCCCGGCGTCGCGCGGGAGATGAACCGCGTGCTGAAGCCAGGCGGGATCCTCTACCTCACGG
The window above is part of the bacterium genome. Proteins encoded here:
- a CDS encoding class I SAM-dependent methyltransferase, coding for MSDEEFVKPERPVPLEPPVVHPTGDEPAPEQAQNRILEPDDIRREPMAGANRGIAAQIAREKEEAGQQLSFVYPSKVWEYPWALTRHAAPEGELVLDAGCGGSALPIRLASLGATVVAIDNDLRWLTMLARAAEFHRAAVVPVEMDMTALKFPDATFDRVYCISVLEHIDPDAQPGVAREMNRVLKPGGILYLTVDYDEVERRSEDDVVYDRLALQRNAIAPSGLEIEGTTLYTSDDWDTLHHRMSEFKLHTFAAMAVALRKPPAEGPESADAIAKRRARIGDGFVRGVNLSVDGDLRKLQRRLDGV